In Quercus lobata isolate SW786 chromosome 12, ValleyOak3.0 Primary Assembly, whole genome shotgun sequence, a genomic segment contains:
- the LOC115971407 gene encoding protein NRT1/ PTR FAMILY 1.2-like isoform X1 has product MENPSDEKDMVKEPLLNTYKTKGGFKTLPFIIANEAFEGVASFGLMPNMILYLTREFGMQIASAANVLFIWSAATNFMPILGAYLADSYVGRYRMIGFGSIVSLLGMVLLWLTTLNSQAKISCSQSSSSCNFSTAFKLLHLYSSFGLMAIGAGGLRSSSLAFGADQLDKRDNIRNAAMLESFFSWYYVSKTASALIAVTFIVYVQDKMGWMVGFGIPALLMSLSVLSFFLASPFYIKLKSDSSLLTGFTQVLVASYKNRRTRLSSQATPEMYHHINGSMLLLPSEKLRFLNKACIIKNPLQDLSPDGRATDPWSLCTVNQVEELKALIRVIPLWSAGIMMSVSISQNSFPVLQAASMDRHITPYFEIPAGSFSVFLVITITLWITLYDRVVLPLASKISGKPCRLNEKKRMGIGLFFSCMSMAAMAVAESVRRELAIEEGFSDDPQAVVSMSAMWLLPYYIFAGLGEAFNAIGQNEFYYSQLPKSMSSIATTLFGLGMSAASLVASFILSTVDNVTKKGGESWVSSNINKAHYDYYYWLLTGLCSANLMYYLFCSKAYGPSEGERSRV; this is encoded by the exons ATGGAAAATCCTTCAGATGAGAAAGATATGGTCAAAGAGCCACTGTTAAACACTTACAAGACCAAGGGTGGCTTCAAAACCTTGCCTTTTATCATAG CTAATGAGGCATTTGAGGGTGTGGCAAGTTTTGGGCTAATGCCAAACATGATACTTTATTTGACAAGAGAGTTTGGTATGCAAATAGCCAGTGCAGCCAATGTGCTGTTCATATGGTCTGCAGCAACCAATTTCATGCCGATTCTTGGTGCTTATCTCGCTGATTCTTATGTGGGTCGGTACCGGATGATCGGCTTTGGTTCCATCGTTAGCCTTTTG GGGATGGTTCTTTTGTGGTTAACAACCTTGAATTCACAAGCAAAGATTTCATGCAGCCAAAGTAGTAGCAGTTGCAACTTCTCAACAGCATTCAAACTTCTACACTTATATTCTTCTTTTGGGCTGATGGCTATAGGAGCTGGTGGCTTAAGGTCATCCTCCTTGGCATTTGGTGCAGATCAGTTAGACAAGAGAGACAACATAAGAAATGCAGCGATGTTAGAGAGCTTTTTCAGCTGGTACTATGTTTCAAAAACTGCATCAGCACTCATTGCTGTGACTTTTATTGTGTATGTTCAAGATAAGATGGGGTGGATGGTGGGTTTTGGAATCCCTGCCTTGCTTATGTCCTTGTCTGTCCTTTCATTCTTCTTGGCTTCTCCTTTCTACATCAAGTTGAAGTCTGATTCAAGTTTGCTTACTGGGTTCACTCAAGTTCTAGTAGCCTCTTATAAAAATAGACGTACGCGATTATCATCTCAGGCCACACCTGAAATGTACCATCATATAAATGGATCAATGCTCCTCTTGCCAAGTGAAAAACTAAG GTTTCTGAACAAAGCATGCATTATAAAAAATCCTCTACAAGACCTAAGCCCAGATGGAAGGGCTACAGATCCATGGAGTCTTTGTACAGTTAATCAAGTAGAAGAGCTGAAGGCATTAATCCGGGTAATCCCATTATGGTCGGCTGGAATCATGATGTCTGTATCTATCAGTCAGAACTCTTTTCCAGTACTCCAAGCAGCCTCCATGGACCGACACATTACTCCATACTTTGAAATTCCTGCAGGCTCCTTTAGCGTGTTTCTGGTTATAACTATAACACTTTGGATTACTTTGTACGATCGCGTAGTTCTCCCTCTAGCATCAAAAATCAGTGGAAAACCATGCCGTCTCAacgagaaaaaaagaatgggaaTTGGACTCTTTTTTTCATGCATGTCAATGGCAGCAATGGCCGTTGCAGAGAGTGTTAGGCGGGAACTTGCAATTGAGGAAGGATTTTCTGATGATCCACAAGCCGTGGTGAGCATGTCAGCAATGTGGCTACTGCCTTATTATATCTTTGCCGGCTTGGGTGAGGCTTTCAATGCAATTGGGCAAAATGAGTTCTATTACTCTCAATTGCCTAAAAGCATGTCTAGTATAGCCACCACCCTCTTTGGATTAGGGATGTCTGCTGCAAGCTTAGTAGCAAGTTTTATACTGAGTACAGTTGATAATGTTACcaaaaaaggaggagaaagtTGGGTTTCAAGCAACATCAATAAGGCCCACTATGATTACTACTATTGGCTTCTAACTGGTTTGTGTTCGGCTAATCTCATGTATTACCTTTTCTGTAGTAAGGCTTATGGTCCTTCTGAAGGAGAGAGAAGTAGGGTTTAA
- the LOC115971407 gene encoding protein NRT1/ PTR FAMILY 1.2-like isoform X2 — translation MVLLWLTTLNSQAKISCSQSSSSCNFSTAFKLLHLYSSFGLMAIGAGGLRSSSLAFGADQLDKRDNIRNAAMLESFFSWYYVSKTASALIAVTFIVYVQDKMGWMVGFGIPALLMSLSVLSFFLASPFYIKLKSDSSLLTGFTQVLVASYKNRRTRLSSQATPEMYHHINGSMLLLPSEKLRFLNKACIIKNPLQDLSPDGRATDPWSLCTVNQVEELKALIRVIPLWSAGIMMSVSISQNSFPVLQAASMDRHITPYFEIPAGSFSVFLVITITLWITLYDRVVLPLASKISGKPCRLNEKKRMGIGLFFSCMSMAAMAVAESVRRELAIEEGFSDDPQAVVSMSAMWLLPYYIFAGLGEAFNAIGQNEFYYSQLPKSMSSIATTLFGLGMSAASLVASFILSTVDNVTKKGGESWVSSNINKAHYDYYYWLLTGLCSANLMYYLFCSKAYGPSEGERSRV, via the exons ATGGTTCTTTTGTGGTTAACAACCTTGAATTCACAAGCAAAGATTTCATGCAGCCAAAGTAGTAGCAGTTGCAACTTCTCAACAGCATTCAAACTTCTACACTTATATTCTTCTTTTGGGCTGATGGCTATAGGAGCTGGTGGCTTAAGGTCATCCTCCTTGGCATTTGGTGCAGATCAGTTAGACAAGAGAGACAACATAAGAAATGCAGCGATGTTAGAGAGCTTTTTCAGCTGGTACTATGTTTCAAAAACTGCATCAGCACTCATTGCTGTGACTTTTATTGTGTATGTTCAAGATAAGATGGGGTGGATGGTGGGTTTTGGAATCCCTGCCTTGCTTATGTCCTTGTCTGTCCTTTCATTCTTCTTGGCTTCTCCTTTCTACATCAAGTTGAAGTCTGATTCAAGTTTGCTTACTGGGTTCACTCAAGTTCTAGTAGCCTCTTATAAAAATAGACGTACGCGATTATCATCTCAGGCCACACCTGAAATGTACCATCATATAAATGGATCAATGCTCCTCTTGCCAAGTGAAAAACTAAG GTTTCTGAACAAAGCATGCATTATAAAAAATCCTCTACAAGACCTAAGCCCAGATGGAAGGGCTACAGATCCATGGAGTCTTTGTACAGTTAATCAAGTAGAAGAGCTGAAGGCATTAATCCGGGTAATCCCATTATGGTCGGCTGGAATCATGATGTCTGTATCTATCAGTCAGAACTCTTTTCCAGTACTCCAAGCAGCCTCCATGGACCGACACATTACTCCATACTTTGAAATTCCTGCAGGCTCCTTTAGCGTGTTTCTGGTTATAACTATAACACTTTGGATTACTTTGTACGATCGCGTAGTTCTCCCTCTAGCATCAAAAATCAGTGGAAAACCATGCCGTCTCAacgagaaaaaaagaatgggaaTTGGACTCTTTTTTTCATGCATGTCAATGGCAGCAATGGCCGTTGCAGAGAGTGTTAGGCGGGAACTTGCAATTGAGGAAGGATTTTCTGATGATCCACAAGCCGTGGTGAGCATGTCAGCAATGTGGCTACTGCCTTATTATATCTTTGCCGGCTTGGGTGAGGCTTTCAATGCAATTGGGCAAAATGAGTTCTATTACTCTCAATTGCCTAAAAGCATGTCTAGTATAGCCACCACCCTCTTTGGATTAGGGATGTCTGCTGCAAGCTTAGTAGCAAGTTTTATACTGAGTACAGTTGATAATGTTACcaaaaaaggaggagaaagtTGGGTTTCAAGCAACATCAATAAGGCCCACTATGATTACTACTATTGGCTTCTAACTGGTTTGTGTTCGGCTAATCTCATGTATTACCTTTTCTGTAGTAAGGCTTATGGTCCTTCTGAAGGAGAGAGAAGTAGGGTTTAA